Proteins co-encoded in one Arachis stenosperma cultivar V10309 chromosome 7, arast.V10309.gnm1.PFL2, whole genome shotgun sequence genomic window:
- the LOC130940552 gene encoding mitochondrial succinate-fumarate transporter 1, protein MKQEDGGAKAQAQGNLNSAPKAAIPPYMKAISGSLGGIVEASCLQPIDVIKTRLQLDRSGNYKGIAHCGTTIARTEGVRALWKGLTPFATHLTLKYALRMGSNAMFQSVFKDPKSGKISNQGRLLSGFGAGVLEALAIVTPFEVVKIRLQQQRGLSPELLKYKGPVHCARMIVKEEGILGLWAGAAPTVMRNGTNQAAMFTAKNAFDILLWSKHEGDGKVLLPWQSMISGFLAGTAGPICTGPFDVVKTRLMAQSREGGELKYKGMIHAIRTIYSEEGLRALWKGLLPRLMRIPPGQAIMWTVADQIIGLYERRHLKVAEL, encoded by the exons ATGAAGCAAGAGGATGGTGGTGCAAAAGCACAAGCACAGGGTAACCTAAATTCAGCTCCAAAGGCAGCAATTCCACCTTACATGAAAGCAATCTCTGGCTCCCTTGGAGGGATTGTGGAGGCTTCTTGCTTGCAGCCAATTGATGTGATCAAGACCCGGTTGCAGCTTGATAGGTCAGGGAACTACAAGGGGATAGCACATTGCGGCACCACCATTGCCCGGACTGAAGGCGTGCGTGCCCTGTGGAAGGGCTTGACGCCTTTTGCCACTCACTTGACCTTGAAGTATGCATTACGGATGGGATCCAACGCGATGTTTCAGTCCGTGTTTAAGGACCCCAAGAGCGGGAAGATCAGCAACCAGGGTAGGCTGCTTTCTGGCTTTGGTGCTGGGGTGCTTGAGGCTCTTGCTATTGTCACGCCTTTTGAG GTTGTGAAGATTAGGTTGCAGCAGCAGAGGGGACTAAGCCCCGAGCTTTTAAAATACAAAGGTCCCGTGCATTGTGCTCGAATGATTGTGAAGGAGGAAGGCATTCTTGGGCTTTGGGCAGGGGCTGCTCCTACTGTAATGCGTAATGGAACAAATCAAGCTGCCATGTTTACTGCCAAAAATGCTTTTGATATACTTTTATGGAGCAAACATGAAGGAGATGGAAAAGTACTCCTACCATGGCAGTCTATGATTTCAGGGTTCCTTGCTGGCACCGCAGGCCCTATTTGTACTGGTCCCTTTGATGTGGTGAAAACAAGGTTGATGGCTCAGAGCCGAGAGGGGGGCGAACTGAAGTACAAGGGTATGATTCATGCCATCAGAACAATATATTCGGAGGAAGGACTTCGCGCCTTATGGAAAGGTCTGCTACCTCGGCTCATGAGGATCCCGCCTGGCCAGGCCATTATGTGGACAGTCGCCGATCAAATCATTGGTTTGTATGAGAGGAGACATCTCAAAGTGGCAGAATTATAG